TCGATCATAGGTTGATTGGTAAGGTGTACGTAGGATCAGAGTCTAATCCTTACGCTGTCAAGCCGATCGCTTCTAAAGTAGCTCAGGTTCTGAAGCTTGGCGAAGAGTACCGAGCAGAAGGTATCCAATGTGTAGACGCCATAGACACGGAGTTTGCATGTAAAGCAGCAACTAGCATGTTTAAGGACGCTGCTTCTCTAGTATATTACCCCGATTCAGAAGAATCTTATGCCATGGTAATCGGAGCAGACAATTCTCAATCTGCCCCAAGAGACGAGCCAGGAGGTGAACTAGACTTGTTTGTAGGCTATGGAGGCGCCGCTTTCATTTTTGGTATGCATGATGTAATAGCTCAGTTTGAAGGCTGGGTTTCAACTACGTCAGACACGCCAGATTTTTGGAGAAGGGACACACAACCTTACCCAAGTCACGGTGGTAGATTTACGGGTAAACCAGCTTACTTCAAACACGTAACAAAAACCGTCAAAAAGCTTATGGAACGATTGAAGCTTGAACCCCGTGACATAAACTATTTTGTGGCCCATCAGCCTAACGCTGCTTTTCCGACACGTGTTGCGAAAAGTTTGGGTTTTAAAGAAGAACAATTTCTACCCGGGCTTCAGGTTGCGAAATTCGGAAATACGTACTCTGGATGCTCGCCCATCGGTTTAGCCGCTGTCCTTGACATAGCAAAACCGAACGATAGAATATTAGTAGCGGGTTATGGTTCTGGGGCAGGGAGCGATGCTTACTCTTTTGTTACCACAAACCAGTTAATGGATAAGAGACCTAGACAGAAATTCACTGTAAGATATCAGGCTGAAAATAAATTCATAGATTATGTAGATTACGCCACTTACAGAAGAATTAAGCAAGGAATGCACGCAACTTGACAATCGATGAGCCCCACTCTTTGGAAGAAGAACAAGAAAAAAAGCAACCGTGGCAGTTTGTAAAATGGATATTCAGGGTGCTATACTCTCCAATGAAGACGTTTGAAGAGATAGTGGAGAAACCGAACATTAAAGGTCCAGTATTAATCCTATTGATAACGTTGCCCTTAATTTTAGGCGGACAATATGTAAGCGGGACCAAATTTTTCTTAGAGACCCCAACACCTGAAAACGATTTATGGACAGAATCTGTTGGGAACTCAACGTCGTTCTTATGGAACTCCAACGACAATGTGACTCTTGATAGCCGCGACTTCATTATAGGCAATTATAGTGTTTCTACTTCTTTGACTAATAGTTCACTAATCTGGATACGTTTAACAAACATAGGAAGTTTCAATTGCTCTAAAGAGGAATATAGCCGCTTATCGTTTAGAACAAAATGGATTAATGAAGCAGATGATGCTCCAACCGCAATCTTGCAGTTATTTTCGTTCAACAATGAAAGCAAAAAAATCGAGTTGGATATAGGAGACATCATAGCCAACAACACTAACGTCTGGGCAAATATTACTGTTAATCTTGCCACCGACAATTGGGTAGGAGCATCAGAGAAATCAGCAAATTGGACAAACATAACTGGGATCAGTTTTCTGTTAACATGGGCTAATACAGCAAACCTTGTTCTAAAAATCGATGACTTGTTTTTCGGAAAGTATACTGCCATTTCATCCTCCAACACCTTTGACTTGCAACTTACATATTCGTCTATACGAGGCGGCATCAATTTTTTGTTGGAATGGCTAATTCTCTCTGGAATAGTTTTGTTAGCTTTAAGGAGCTTCTCAGATTGGAATGGTTTATGGAAAAACTTGTTATCCACCTTTGGATATGTGTATTCAGCCTCTATCGTTTATTTGGGAGCTCTTGCGCTGCTATTTATTCTTCTACCGCCTATCTTCCTTCCCTATAACACTACCTACTTGGAATATCTTGACATCTACCAAGGCAGTTGGGGCACACCAATTACTTTTCTAAGCTTGTTTGCTTATGGATGGACTACCATTCTTTGTGCTATTGCTTTGAAAAAGATACATGAACTCTCTTGGAACAAAGCCTTTTTGATAGGTTTAGGAGCTGTTGTAATGAGCTTATTATTCAGTTCCTTTTTGCTCAACGTGTTCCTTTAAGCCAGTTGACGTTGAACAATCACGTGAGGAAAAGGCATACTTTGCATTGTTGTATGTCTAAAGTTGGATCCACGCGTTTGCACAGCTCGCACATAAGACCCTTTTTTCGTACAAGCTTGCATGTAGTGCAGATTTGTAGTGCAAGCGCTGTTCTGTTCAAGTTGCCGTTAGCTAGTAAGGCAGCAGTTTTCGTAATTAGTGTTTCAACTTTCTTTTCTTTTTCTATCAACAGAATTCTTCCTCTTACATGGTGAGCATATTTGCTTACAGCTGTTTGGGTTATGCCAAGTAGGTTGGCTGCTTCTCTTTGTTTCATTCCGTAGGTTTTAATGAGCTCTTTTGCAAGGAGGGCGCGTATTGCGGGGACGACTGATTTTACTGCGACTTCGCATGGAAGTTTCATTGTTTTGCTCCGTTTATAGTGTTGTGAGGAAAATGTATATAAATATGACGCATGTCATAATATATGACGTGTGTCATAGAAACAATGGAGGAAACTTCTTTTGAAAAAAACCTCTTCTCCTTTCTCCCCCCAAAGGAACACTCGTCACAATGACCAAGCTCCTGTGACATACGTCCCCCACAAAGGGCATATGGAGAGCCGAAAGCTTGTTGGAGATTCGTTATGGCTATCAAGGAAAATGGTTGATGACGGTTGTAGCTTGGAACAGACGTTACAGATGATGGAGGAACGATGTAAAAGCTGCAGTGTTATTTCACCATTGTCATGTGTAGAACATTGTGAAACTTGGAAAGTGAAGAAAGAGCTTCGGGAAACCAACAAGGTTCTATCAGAGAACAATCATGAGCTTAAGTTGCTGAATGCCATTAAAAACCAGAGAAGACTCGCAATACTTGGCATTCTTCGTGAACGATCCTTATCGCTTGATGATCTACAGAAAAAACTTAGAAACCATGGATTCCATCACAGTCAGAAGACAATTGATGACTATTTAAAACCTTTATTTAAAGCATGCCTAGTGAAAGAAAGAAACAAACGCCTTGGGCTTACATTGTATGGTGGAAAGATTCACGATGCCATGGTTAGACATTGTTTTTCAGGACAACTGCCAATCCACTCTGGCGGTTATGAGGAAGAAATACTCAGAAGTCTTATTGATTGCGCGAAGACTCGTGGCGAGTTATTCGATGTTGCTTCTACGAAGAGCTTATCCAGGACTTTGAAGCGTCTACAGGAGCGTGAGCTGATATTTAATAATTCTCCTTCAGATCGCGTTTTCTACTTCCGTACGAAGAGGGCGTTGTCTTTAGAGCGGCTTTCGTCAACGCAGAAGAGAATTTGCGACGCGATTCCGCAAGCCGGCATTTCTGCCCACCACTTATCTAAAGTTGTTTGTATTAATTTACGTAGAACATACAAGTATTTGCGAAGTTTGAGGGGGAAGAAATTGGTTTTCAGACGGTGTGTGCCGATTAGATATGAGTTAACGATGAAGGGAAGGGCAATAGCCGAGTTTTTGGAAGAAATCGCTTTTATCACTTAGATGTCTTACATGCGTAGATTTTCATCACAAAAGTTCCCTTCTGCCTGATTTAGAGCTTACGTTAAAGAATCTAGATTAAGCGTCAAACGGACTTTTCAAAAGATTCCATTATATCTTCAAGATTTACAGGACCCTTGCGTAAAACCTTTAGTCTTTCACAAGTCAAATCCAAAATAGTTGAAGAAACTCCGAGTTCAACCATCCCGCCGTCAAGAATCATATCCACCTTCCCATTCAATTGTTCATAAACCTCAGCAGCAGTAGATGGAGGCTGCGCCCCGGTTTTGTTAGCGCTGGTGCCTATGAGAAGCCCACCTGACAATCTTATAAGCTTGAGTGCAACTTTGTGATTCGGTATCCTAACACCAATGGTCGTTAAACTAAATGTGACAAGGTTGGAAGGACGTTTTCTGGGTAATATTAGAGTTAAAGGTCCAGGCCAGAATTTTTCACCAATTCTTCTGGCTTTTTCAGAGGGTTCCGCTACTCTATTAATGTCGTTTAAGCTATATGCAAGAATGGGCAGGGGCTTGTCTCGTGTGCCTTTTACGTGGATAAGCTTCTCAACGGCGCTAACGTTGAAAGGGTCACAGCCTAGACCGTAAACGGTGTCTGTTGGATAAACAATTAATCCACCTTTCTTGACGATTTTTGCGGCAGCTCTGACATTCTTGAGCGTTGCCTTTAATATGTGCGTTTTTTGAACCTCCTTTCTTATGTCAGCTTTAGTTTCTATAGATACAAATCAAGCAATAATTTAAGGAGGTCAGTAAGCTGGGCGCGTCACTGCCAAAGAGGCTCCACGCCGTCGCCTCACATCATCCCACAATTAAAAAACATTGCCCAACTATTAGCTGTTTCCATCAACAGAGATTTTAAATCCTTTAAAAAGCATTGTAGCTAATCTCAAAGCAATAGGGATTATACTGTGATGAATGTGCAGAGGCCGACGATAATAGTTCACGGTGGTGCCGGAGAATGGCGTCCAAAAAGACGAGAAGCAGGCATCATAGGGGTTAAAGAGGCAGCAAAGTCTGGGTTTGACTTTTTGAAACAAAACGGGAACGCTCTTGATGCCGTGGAGTCCGCAGTTATGTCAATGGAAGACAATGAAATCTTCAACGCAGGGTTAGGGTCATCGTTAGCCCTCGATAAACGTATCGAAATGGAGGCTTCCATAATGGATGGCAAAACACTATCGGCAGGAGCGGTAGGACTAGTAAGCGATGTCAAACATCCCGTACATTTAGCTCGTATTGTCATGGAAAACACCGATCACATTTTCATAGTGGGACAAAGCGCAGAGAAATTGGCTGAAATTTTCAGCTTGGAACGGAGAAACCCAAACACTAACCTTAGGGAAAAGTACTGGCGCGAATTAAAGAACAAAATGACACAAGACGAGCTTAGCTATTTGCCAAAGCTGTCTGAGTTATTGAAATCGCATCCCAACCTTTTTAACCTTGATACTGTCGGCGCAGTTGCAGTCGACGAAGAAGGCAACGTGGCAGCGGCAACATCTACAGGTGGGATTTCTCTAAAAGTTCCAGGACGCATAGGAGATTCACCTTTGATAGGCTGCGGCAACTACGCTGATAACGAAGCAGGCGCATGTTCAGCCACGGGAATAGGAGAAATTGCCATTCGACTCGTTCTGGCGAAAAGCACGTGCGACTTAGTACGCATAGGACAAACGCCGCAGAAAGCCACCGAAAGCTCAATTCAAGAGGTAAACCGTAGAATGCAGAACGTTTCCAACCAAATGGGTTTGATAGCTGTTGACTCTGAAGGCAGAATTGGCGCAGCACACAATTCGCATCACCTGGTTTGGGCTTATATGACGCCTCAAATTCGTAGTCCAAAAGCCTTCTTAAGGGCGGAAATTTTGAAGACCCCTGTCTAGGATGCTACTCCTTTCGCTCTTTTTTGCCATCTCTCACATAGAAACGCTTGAAAAGCTGATTTTTTGTGTATGAACGTTGAGGAAGCTGTCAGAAATTTCCAACGGCGAGGTAAAAACGATGGGGGAAGAGGAGGAATAGTAGCTGCTCAGCCTCAACCTGTTCTTTCTATTTTTTTCCCTGGTCCTTTATAACCATCAATTTGGTGTAATGAGGCTCAACTTTTATGTAGCCACCAGGAAGCGCTTTACTTTTCAAAAGCATTTATTCATCCTCAACAAATCTATTCATTAGGTTGACAGTAATGTCCATAGCGGGCAAAAAAACTCGACCATACTCTATTGGAATTGTCGGTAAACCTAATGTAGGCAAATCAACATTTTTTTCTGCCGCCACATTGGCACCTGCAGAGATAGCTAATTACCCGTTTACCACCATAAAGCCGAACCTGGGGATTGGATACATTCGCACACCCTGTGTTCATGAAGAATTCAACGTAAAAGATAACCCCGTCAATTCGCTATGTTTGGACGGTGTGCGACTCATCCCTGTGGAGTTGATTGACTGCGCTGGATTAGTGCCCGGAGCATGGCAAGGACGTGGACTAGGAAACCAGTTTTTAGACGAGATTCGAAAGGCTGATGCGCTAATCCACATTGTTGATGCAGCTGGGGCCACAGACATTGAGGGCAAAAGGTGCAAGCCAGGCACACATGACCCCTTAGAGGATGCGCGTTTCCTTGAAGTTGAGATTACAATGTGGATAGCTAATATTTTGAAACGTGATTGGGCAAAGATGGCAAGGACCATTGAATCTGGAGGGGCAGGAGTTGATTTGCTTAGTCAGCTTGAAGAGAGATTAAGCGGCTTATCTATTAAGCGTGGACACATTTTCGAGGCAATTAGGCAAAGTGGGTTAAATGCTGATAAACCAGCTTCGTGGAGTGAAGAAGAACTTCTCAAGTTTATAGATACCTTAAGAAGAATTGCAAAGCCTATGCTAGTTGCAGCAAATAAAATTGACCTACCCACAGCTGAAGAAAACGTAGAGCGATTGAAACAACAAGATTATTTTGTGATTTCATGCAGTGCAGAGGCTGAACTGGCATTACGTAGGGCTACAGAAAAGGAGTGGATAGATTACAAGCCGGGCGACTGCAACTATAACATTCTTAAACCAGCCGTCCTAACCGAAACACAGCAGAAAGCCCTTCAGACAATTAAGGAAAGAATCTTAACCCCATTCGGCACCACGGGAGTACAAGAAGCCATAAACGCAGCATACTTCAAACTTCTAAACTGCATAGTTGTCTACCCAGTAGAGGACATAGAGAAACTCAGTAACCATAAAGGAGAGGTTTTGCCTGATGCTTACATTGTTCCTTACGGAACAACCGCCCGGCAGCTTGCCTACCTTATCCATACGGAACTTGGCGACAATTTCATCTATGCCGTAGAAGTGCGCGAGAAAAAACGCATAGGTGAAGACCATGTATTGAAAGACAGGGACGTAATCACTATTGTAAGTGCCAAAAAAAGAGCCTAAAATGGTTCGCTTAATTGATGGGAAAGCTTATGTGGCGGTCTTGAGAGGGCGATAATCTAGTCTGATAGTTATTTGAGCTTCAGGATTTAGTCTTGTTCGGCTTTCTTTTTATTTGTAGAAGTTTTTTTACGTCGTTAGCATCACTTGTTGTTAATATTCTAAGCCATAACCAGCGTCCATCATGCAATTGTTCAGTGTCCTCTAGAAAATTGCGGATTTTAGAACTCAGTTCATCTCGCATTGAAAGAGCTTTTTCAGATTCTTTCTTGCCAAGAACTACCAGAACTGTGAATCCACCTTTCTCAGGGAAAAGTGAGCATAAAGTTTTGCCGCTTTTGCGGTAACGGATT
Above is a window of Candidatus Bathyarchaeota archaeon DNA encoding:
- a CDS encoding hydroxymethylglutaryl-CoA synthase; this translates as MSSEPIERRVAYIGDRLRGSRCSICGKEYFKLKDYCGACGRESFGKMERIDFFYEEGTLEICTLVNKPTNKFTKLGPYLYGIFSFHNGKVRFPGRLTDRIIRDEEELRLDDLEGRRVVPRFRRRHAVDASGIIPTISLTFSFTDEYYPYQEYKIVKPSKEYEKPGIVGYGVYSSKFRIREGRIERAVPFLDEDAITAAVEAGKIALIHSGVDHRLIGKVYVGSESNPYAVKPIASKVAQVLKLGEEYRAEGIQCVDAIDTEFACKAATSMFKDAASLVYYPDSEESYAMVIGADNSQSAPRDEPGGELDLFVGYGGAAFIFGMHDVIAQFEGWVSTTSDTPDFWRRDTQPYPSHGGRFTGKPAYFKHVTKTVKKLMERLKLEPRDINYFVAHQPNAAFPTRVAKSLGFKEEQFLPGLQVAKFGNTYSGCSPIGLAAVLDIAKPNDRILVAGYGSGAGSDAYSFVTTNQLMDKRPRQKFTVRYQAENKFIDYVDYATYRRIKQGMHAT
- a CDS encoding transcriptional regulator, which gives rise to MKLPCEVAVKSVVPAIRALLAKELIKTYGMKQREAANLLGITQTAVSKYAHHVRGRILLIEKEKKVETLITKTAALLANGNLNRTALALQICTTCKLVRKKGLMCELCKRVDPTLDIQQCKVCLFLT
- a CDS encoding L-threonylcarbamoyladenylate synthase; protein product: MLKATLKNVRAAAKIVKKGGLIVYPTDTVYGLGCDPFNVSAVEKLIHVKGTRDKPLPILAYSLNDINRVAEPSEKARRIGEKFWPGPLTLILPRKRPSNLVTFSLTTIGVRIPNHKVALKLIRLSGGLLIGTSANKTGAQPPSTAAEVYEQLNGKVDMILDGGMVELGVSSTILDLTCERLKVLRKGPVNLEDIMESFEKSV
- a CDS encoding isoaspartyl peptidase/L-asparaginase, translated to MNVQRPTIIVHGGAGEWRPKRREAGIIGVKEAAKSGFDFLKQNGNALDAVESAVMSMEDNEIFNAGLGSSLALDKRIEMEASIMDGKTLSAGAVGLVSDVKHPVHLARIVMENTDHIFIVGQSAEKLAEIFSLERRNPNTNLREKYWRELKNKMTQDELSYLPKLSELLKSHPNLFNLDTVGAVAVDEEGNVAAATSTGGISLKVPGRIGDSPLIGCGNYADNEAGACSATGIGEIAIRLVLAKSTCDLVRIGQTPQKATESSIQEVNRRMQNVSNQMGLIAVDSEGRIGAAHNSHHLVWAYMTPQIRSPKAFLRAEILKTPV
- a CDS encoding redox-regulated ATPase YchF; amino-acid sequence: MSIAGKKTRPYSIGIVGKPNVGKSTFFSAATLAPAEIANYPFTTIKPNLGIGYIRTPCVHEEFNVKDNPVNSLCLDGVRLIPVELIDCAGLVPGAWQGRGLGNQFLDEIRKADALIHIVDAAGATDIEGKRCKPGTHDPLEDARFLEVEITMWIANILKRDWAKMARTIESGGAGVDLLSQLEERLSGLSIKRGHIFEAIRQSGLNADKPASWSEEELLKFIDTLRRIAKPMLVAANKIDLPTAEENVERLKQQDYFVISCSAEAELALRRATEKEWIDYKPGDCNYNILKPAVLTETQQKALQTIKERILTPFGTTGVQEAINAAYFKLLNCIVVYPVEDIEKLSNHKGEVLPDAYIVPYGTTARQLAYLIHTELGDNFIYAVEVREKKRIGEDHVLKDRDVITIVSAKKRA
- a CDS encoding DUF3788 domain-containing protein, with protein sequence MLKRERGVLLTDMGQDFHRMTDKTNNPTEQKIMSFIGEPAKKAWLDVRQFIEDYYGLVPETVFYGAKYGWTIRYRKSGKTLCSLFPEKGGFTVLVVLGKKESEKALSMRDELSSKIRNFLEDTEQLHDGRWLWLRILTTSDANDVKKLLQIKRKPNKTKS